CTGTTTTTGCAGAAGCTAAATATGCAGGAGATTTTTTTCGTTTTGTCTCATACTaagaaataaaacaaagaaCGAAAGAAGAGATAGAGGCTaacatgtatcctggttcggtttcTAAGTGCCATGAAatctacatccagtctccaccacaactATGGTTGaattttcactataatcaaaCAGATTACAAACACCAATATTAATGAATTACAACCCAATTCATCTAATATTTTCTACTAAGCTTTTTACCCCAAAGCCTAGCAACCCAAGTGCTGTCCCAACTTGAAAGGAGAACCTAGCCAGATTCAGAAACACCTAGTGTTATCCCAACTTGGCAAGAAAAATTTGAAGATTCAATTTACCACCAAGTGCTATCCCAACTTGGCAATGGGATCTAAACCTTAGTTCACAGAAACCAAACTAAACAGAAAgaattcatttaattttttcatgCATCTCTCTTGCCTCTTCTCTCATGACTTTTTCAACTCACATATTTAGCATTTTCTCAATACAAAAATGACACAAGATAGCCATAACAAAAAATCAGAAATTAAGCACTAgtagaaaaaaaagaattcaGCTCAAGTGTGAATAGATTATGCTCTGAATTTGCTCTCTTTttcttgtcttcaaatgttggaaTGAGATCTCTTTTATATCTtcagcttgctctccaatttGTCTCTTCCATTTTCTTGTCCCAGCTATCCGTTGGAGCTGTCTCAGCTGTCATGCAGTCCTTGCTCCATTTTGCTCCACTATCGCTGCTTGTTGGAGGGTCTGATCCACCAACCTCTATTGTTCTTGGAGTTGCTGCCTTCCTTGGTATGCAAAGCACTTTCATTTTTGAGCCATTTTCACTGTTGTCCATAGTTCTGCGTTTTTGTTTTGCTCTTCCAAATTTTACTTATGATCTTCTGCATTTTGATTTGCTGATGTCCTTTGTGTAGTTGCATTGTCCTTGTGTTTGTTGCTTTGCTAGAGTCACAGCTGTCCTTGTTGTGTTGTTAATTCCCTTTTGTTTCTGCTGTCTTTCATTTTTCATAATGAAGACAAATGCCCATTTATCACTTTGCAAATGTAGAGCCTTCTTCCTTTGCACTTTTTGCTTATCGGTGCTTGTTTAAAAGCTTTGGACTTATACCTTGAATTTATGCATTTAAAGAATACTTTTAGCAACATGTTGGGTTGAGAATTGAATAACGGACTGTTGCTTTGAAGCTGTGACATATAAGGTTGCTGAAGCAACGTTAACTTGGGCTGAAACACATGTAAATGGGCCTGAATCACTTAGCACACACATTAAATCAACTTGGATTTTTCACCCAATAAATATTTATCATCATTTGTTTATAAACCCAAAATCAATCTAACTCAACAGTCTCTTTGTGATATAGCGGCGGTTTATAACTGCCACTAAGCTGACCGACACAAAATATTTGATTTGCGGCGGTTATGTCAGCGTTTGCTAGAAACCACCGTAGAATGTCATCTCCACACCCTTATGCACTGCGGTTGCTATGTCGCTGGCATTATGTTTAGCGGCGGTTTAAAACCATCGCAAATCGATAATTAACCCGCCACTATTCTCTGTTCGTCTTGTAGTGTGgctaataaattattacatataCAAAACAACACTTATACTTAAACTGATGAACAAATTTACCACTCGAACAACTCAAATTAGTTTAACTACATTTACATATACAATGCAAGTAATTAAACATAagttttgaataaaaataatatatttacgTATgagtttagaaaaaaaaattatttttccttTATATTTGTACGAATcaataaacataatccattaaTTTTATAGAAACTAATCCAATCACACGTGAAGTTTACCCTTTGGTTAACATTAGAAGttaatcaaattctttttcCAATTTTATCCTCGAGTCTCTTTCAATTTTCTCCATCCACTTGCTATTCATTCTCTAACCCTCCATCATCATTTCTTCCAGCCCCACTCTCCAACCATCACAcacaacaacaaaacaacaacaaGATTCTATTTATTATgccttttttaatttttcattttagaGAATCTGAACCCTTTTCGCCGCATGTTCGATATATTAGAATTTAGAAGAAaggaaataagaaaaaatgaaaaataacttGCGGTGGTCTCACAATACATTTTGCCTCATCATTCATCTTTATCTCTTCTGTTGACTTTATTGCTTATATATATAAGGGAATCCAGATTctgggagaaaaaaaaaagctaataTAAAGGGAGATTCTATTTaataaataagttctttttTCTTACGAAAATACAAAGAGCCAAATTGatctataaaaaattatttgatctCTAAATTGATTCttcaaaaaattagattaattaaaATCGTTCTCAAAAGATTTAAAGTTAATTACGTTAATTCTTCCGTTTATTCTGTCACTAatgatattaaattttattgacATGGTACGTTAGTTTTGATAAAACTGAGGTATTGACTGATAAAATAGAAGACAGTCAGATACAATATTATTTGAATCACTGAAGAGGCTGTAACTTATGGAGGCAGCAGTTGTTCGAACCGACATGGAAGCTGAGACGcgtagaagagaaagagagtaTGTGACTGCCGGGTTGGATTGTTGGGTTAGGCTCCGGTTTTTTAATGGTTTGGGTATGTATGTGGGCCTGAAtcctaacaaaaaaaaagtgtttCACGTCAGCAAAACTTAATGTCATTAGTGACACAATAGACGAAAGAATTAACgtgattaattttaaatttttcgagaacgattttaattaatttaatctttcgaaaattaatttagaGATTAGATAATTTTTCATGAACCAATCTAACTATTTActtgaaatataaaatactaCAAGATTAAGTTTATGTATTTGGTGATTAATAAACAcatttgactaaattattaataatttttatttctaaGTAATATGtgttatattaatataaaaaaaatgttatgtttgactaaaataacatatatatatataatatttgactaaattatttaataatttatattaaataatttaattaaataaaatattatatatatatatatatataaatttattattaaattaattttaatatatattatttaatttatttttaatatatattttatatttttacatgtatataggaattgtatatatataggaatagttaattttttatatatggcTAGCATGCATGGTTGCGTATTTATTACCCCTGCCATGGTTATAACCATTCGTTTATAATTGGATCCCATGCATCATGTTGGTAACCAAATAACCAGTGATGAGATTCATCAGAATTTTATGGGATATGcacctttttctttcttgtttattctcttttattgcGGCTAATATAATGTTACATCTACATCAGCAAAagtcaaataatataaatattaatatatattatattaatatttagtcAAATagtataaattatttaataatttttaattattattttcacaaaatgacatttttattaatcatCGATTTTTTAACACATAAGAAAGTCACATATAGTTGAACTCAAAATACTTGTAGTTCTCAATATAGATAAGAAAATTTGTTGTAGTTATGTATTTTCGTAAAGGCACAGTAATTATGATATCACATTATTGGGGttcatataatatttaaaactcAAGAAATATTtggttcaagaatcaatatttaataataagcattgtgatttatttttttcttcttttttatatatttgaaCTAACCCAATATTATTAGTTATGAAGACTAAATAATTTAGCAGAGTAATAATcgtatattatttattattacatattaattatttttaagctacaacaagaataaaatatccTTTATTTATTGCCAGTTTGCCACACccatatttaaaaaattatactacttaattttaaatttacctATTGTTACGTTACACCTAgttctaatttaataatttgtgttgaaattaatatattttaaattttttaacatattttcTTTTCGTTTGAACTAACACTATTCAATAATTCTTCATTTTTCACTAAAAATATTATCtcttaacatttttcaaattCCGAAAATGTGGTCCTCCAACTTTAAAGAGAAACTAATGTGAGATGAAAGTGATGTGAAGAGAAACTTGACAGCAGCTACATCTTCTTGATCTTGATCTTAATTTCTTGATCTATATACTCTATTAAACTTGATTGGGTTTTTATTTGTCTTGTTTATTTTGGTGGATGTAACACTCAACGGTAATCGAAGAATGTTTCTTGCATCAAAATGATGCAAcaacttttcaattaaaaaaaaagtatttattcACTAAACTTTTTTGCCCATAACTTTTTAGTAAagtatagttttttttttcttaaagtAATTAGTATAGTGTAATTTATTATTGtattctcttttttctttttagtaaTTAGTAATTAATATAATGTAGTTTATATCATGTGAGATCAATATTATCATTTAATGGATCAAATTAACAACGACAAATGAcatagaaaagaagaaaaccTTTAAATGTTAGTACAGAAAAACCAAAAcaaactttttttttgaaaatatttggcgataaaaaaaatcacgtaaaaatagtcaaaatttgtcttatttaaaatttattaattatcacaacaattaatgaatatctatttttttttcttcttagcATTATCACTTTTTTTATGAGGAGCACAACAAAAACATAGGGAACACTCATATAAAGATGCTTATATCATCTTTTGTTAAAGATGTTTTGGTGTTATATTTTAATtggtttatttataatttattcggTGTTCCTCGTCACACATtattaaattctttaaaaaattttcttttcaaaaataataaaaaatatttaaaatagactaaaacaaaaaagtaataaattaattattagatttttttctaaaattgtttatataaaaaaatatgccacaattaatattatatatatatatatatataatttttttaaataaaatttatcatatGAGTTATACTGATAGATCAAACCtcttaaaattttgataaataaaaaaataattaatttatattcgtACGATATATGAaacaattactatattattattatattattgatTAAAATTTATGTTTGGCTTCTTAGACATGTTTCATGTTTGGCTTGTTCAAATTAAAGCAAAATGATTCATTAATGTTCTATTGTAGGCCCATCTATCCAACATGGggtttttatgaaaatatttattttttaaataccATTAAATAATTTTGAGCAATTGATGAGGTCTTTGTGAAATTCATACAAAACCGGATAACAAAGCAccaacttattttatttttgtttttacaCTGGAGGCTCTAAGGCCCACTAACTTGTGTTAAAAGTACCACGTGTGAGTACTTGGTATATCCAAATTTGCCTCCACTTGCTACAATCCACAATTTGCAAACCGGTCCTTGTTTTTCTGGTTATCTTCAATTATTCCCTAATTCCTGGTCCTTCAAAGTCTGGATTATTCTTCATTCCCCACCAAAAAAAGCTCCCTATAAGAATTATGTATTTGAACAATTCCGAATGTATGCAATGCATAGTTAGTTTAGGGTTCACATGTATCCACGTGCGCTACAGTGTATATGCGTGACAAAGTATATATACTATACTTTTTTTGAGCATGTTTGGAAtcattaaaataagacactCTTTTACCAAAAATATGCATGTTTCAATCAAAATCATTAAAACtaataattcaatttaaaaagtatttttaagtaaaaacaatattttaaaaCTTACAATTATAagtaaaaagttttattttttaagattataatggtttttattaatttgatttcaagtataaaacattaaataatatacagaattattttatatctattcTGTAATTATACACTTATAAAAGTGGTTTCTTagattattttaaaatcattaTTTCAGCTAAAGTATTTAAATATAAACTGAttgtcacaaaatcaatgatttaaaaatacatacaaataaaattatttaaagaaatttcATTTTTCAGCATTTCCAAACACGAATaacattatttttcttttctttctttcttttttttttcattattggtattcaatacaaaacacaaaaaggAGAATGAATGGGGACCAATCCTACACACCCTTTGAAACTATAAATAGCCCCATGTATATATGTTATACCAAATATAATAAACTCGTAGAATAACACAAaaacaatttaattattattagttttgcACTATATCAAAGTTCCAAGCCATGCCACTTGTTAGTAAGGACCCTCTTGTAGTTGGGCGTGTGATTGGGGATGTTTTAGACCCCTTTGAAACTTCTATTTCAATTAGAGTTTCTTACAATAATAGAGATGTTTGCAATGGCTGTGAATTCAAGCCTTCTCAAGTTATCCACCAACCAAGAGTAGTCATTGGTGGAGATGACCTCAGGAACCTCTACACTCTGGTAATTTACTACCATCTTTCTTTAGACACGTGTTATGTTAAACAGTTTAGTCAAATAATATTTGACGTTTTTCAACTATTTTCAGATGAAGATGAGACTTAAGCACGTGTTATGTTAAGTAGTTTAGTCAAACATGTCGAATTATTAACAATTCTTAATACGTGTATAGACTATAGATTTTGTATCTCATTCCTCTTCCGTTGAATTtggtattttatttatttgaaaaaaaaaagcaatatgTCAAAACTTTTGGAATTAAAAATACTTCTCTCGTTTCTATAGTAATTATTGTCTAATATAACATTTTCATTTGTTAGATATAAAACTGCTAATGTACTTTAACAATAGCTAAAGCCTGCTGCcaagaattgaaagaaaaatagtTTATGACATGTGATTATATATGTTTaaaaaacaacaaattaaagTGATTTTAATGACTTAATAAATTCCTCTTTGATTTTACTTACAGGTTGCAGTGAATCCAGATGCCCCTAGCCCAAGCGACCCTAGTTTGAGGGAATATCTACATTGGTGAGTCACAATAATTGTGGTGCAAAATTTGTGCACTAATTAATAAAGAAGACTAATGGTACATGGTTAAATAAAGGTTACGCCTAGGTTTTAAGGTTTATCAAAACTACACTTATACCAATCCTTTGACTTCTTTCTTTTGATTGACTTCAGGCTGGTAACTGATATTCCCGCCACAACTGGACCTAGTTTTGGTACGTGAGATTGTTGTTTATTTATTTGGTGTAATCTCATTAACATAAAAATTGGCCATTTAGGTATAGTATACTATATAATACATGGACCATGCGTTTAAACTGAGCAGTAGCTATGTGCATATGGGAATCCAGCGTGCACGCCAGGACCATGtcttttgaaaatatatatatacaaattaaatgaGTTTTCAAGAAGATATAATGTAATTAGTAACAATTTTAACAACAGTTAAACAggtaatttatttaattaataaggTTACTAATGAGATGGAATGAATACAAATATACAATTATGTTACAGGTAATGAGGTGGTAGCATATGAAAGTCCACGACCAACATCTGGGATTCATCGAATCGTGTTTGTGTTATTTCGTCAATTGGGTAAGGAGAAGGTTTATGCCCCTGGTTGGCGCCAAAACTTCAACACCAGAGAATTTGCCGAACTATACAATCGTGGTTCGCCTGTTGCTGCTCTCTATTATAACATCCAAAGGGAGAATGGTTCTGGTGGCAGGAGGTTATATTGATCATCATCAtaattacataaataataataataataatcaacaataataaattaCTACTTTCTTTTCGGTTCAAACTCAATATAGCTGTATGCATAAATTGAACCCAACCTAGGCTACTGCACGGTTCATTCTTTACATGTTGTGTATTGGCAACATAAGTTATAGTATGTTGTTTGCTTTATGTGCGCGTTACACATGTAATCTTCTACTTCTTTACTTCTTCTCTGTCGACATTTGCTACATCATTACTTCGCTTATGCGTGGAGTACTTTCGAACCTTCATAGGAGAATACTCGCACTGCGTTTTGATAACTTAGTTCAGCAAGCTCTTCTTTTGTAATCTCTAGCATTGATGCAACATAATCAAGTACCTGCAAGAGGAATGAATTGAATGGTATAAATACATAATCACAAGAGAGAAAGAGATTAATTTCTATGTGCATATCCCACTCCCCAAGCTAATTCCTAACCACTATTACGAGATCCATATTACAGCAATCAACTCGCCCCTCACGCAAACCTGCATATCTTTCTACCTCGCCTTTGGCGTTACAAAGTAATAAGATTATCCATACAAGCATGCTGAGTAAGCATCCTATAATTGTGAAGCATGGTTTTGGATGGATTTAATAAACCAATTCATTTTGCATTGTTATCTACTTCCAAACATGGGATGATTCGGTTCCAAATCAAATAAATTCCATTTGTTGGGGTTCCAACACATAAAATGAGCACTCTTGTGGTTTAAGAAACCTATGGCTAAACACAGTATTTCCAAATAATAAGCACTTCATTTGTGCATTCTAATTCAGTAGCGGGGCTAGTAAAAAATAtcagagagaaaaagaaaagaagagataCGAAATAGCTATGCTGGATGACTTGCATGTTCACATTAAAACTTAAATTGGGGAGAATTTTGTGCTGTATTAAAAAAGATTTATCAAGCTACACTTATTTTGAAAATCGAAGGTGAAAAATAAGAGCAACTACTAGGCTATATACCAGATGTATGTTGGCTGGATGATTTAGAGTTTCCTTTGGCAATGTCGAAGCATCTGTTAAGACTTGGGACCCGTCATTAAGCGATGTACCCGATGCTGGGGATGATGTTGAGCTTTTACCTTGAGGCTCCTCGGGGAGAGAAGGATCTCCATCGACGAAAAAAAGAGAATCTATGTTTGACTTTGGCAGTGCATCAGGTGCATCAGTCTCCAACAAAATTCTATCAGAAGGGACCTAAATAGGAAACAATAAGAATGTCAATATTGTTAATTGTTTCGACACGCATAATACAAAACTACAGAATATTAATCAAATAACGCAAGTGATGAAAATCACCATCTGCAGCATTTTCTTTGCCTTATTTGCTTTTAATGACATTAGAAACCCTGAGAAGGAAAAATAAGCACCGAGCTTTGAAAATTCAGGAACCATCTCTGCAGATCCTAGGTAAGAATGAAGAATAACACCGGCAGGAAAAGGTCCCATTGACCTGGAAATGGTGAAATTTCGAAGGAAGACTCAATTCCAATTCCAATTCATAATCATCAATTAGAACATAACTTCAACACTAATTTCATGGCAACACCATTAAATTATGAGTATCTAAGCTAAGTACCAAAAGCTAACATAGACAAGATCAGGAAGTAAGCCGACACACAATTATTCATCCATATGAACTTAATCAGTAACTACATCACTATAGCAATAGAGAAGACAAAAGCAAGGTTGTTAACAAACTGGCCATACTGTTTTTGGAACTACAATACCTATGATTCCCTATGTGCTATTCTTAGAAGCTCGATTCGGTTATTCAGTTCATTCCTATAATTCACTGGAAAGATAAAAATGACTTGAATAATAAACTTAAAACTGAGTCTCTCATACCAAGTACCAAAGACATTAGTAACATAAATAACACGACTAATGCTAGGTAACCAACTTTTTTCAGCTAACATATTTTAAATCAGTTTATTTATCTTAATTCTagaccctaaatcctaaattataAACCTAAATGCTAAAAATATGTACACTCTTTCATGTCCCTCACTACTATCTATGGAAAGAAACAAAAGAGGTCAGATCAGATAGATATTCGTACTTCATCATCTCAAGAAGTTCACCGAAGGCACGAACACAGTGTACAGATGCCGGCTTGTTTAACGTTTTTGCAAGTTGAAGCTGGTTCTTGAGTACTTCAAcctgatctgaaaaatcaacgTTCCTTCCATGAGATCCTTTGTCAAGACCAATCTGAGAAAAGCGAAGAAAAATGAATTACATGAAATAGATTGAAATTCGCAGAGAATATGAATGGATGAATGAGAGCTCACCTCTCCGACGGCGGCGGATGGCGTAGAATCGAAGAATTGTTTGAGAGTGTCGAACCAATTGGGAGACCTTTCTGCAACGAACCATGGATGGAGGCCAAAGGAAGGGATGACTGAAGGATAGGATTGGGACATGTATTTGACCTGAAGCCAGTCTTTCTCGGAGACTCCATTGACGGCGAAGGCAGCAACACCTACGCTTTGGGCGGTTGCTATGATTTGGGGAACGTTGCTTAAGATTCTTGGATCTTGAAGATGACAGTGTGCGTCGAAAAGCTTCATCTTCCTCCCACAACTCTTCCCTTTGCTCCACCGCTATTATCTTATTTTCCAAAAATacccttctcttttttttttcccttggACATGCAGCCGGTCCAGTCATTGCGCAGTTATCTTATTTTCCAAAAATACCCTTATTTCAAAAGCTTTTAGCcgattatttaattttagttaaggGGGAAAAAATGCTTATGTATCTGTGAGggattatttaaaaaaaaaagtttatgatgagttaaaaagtatgaattaaaaaaaaagtcaaaatgGTTTTAATTTTGGTAAAAACTTATTTGTAGTTGTTTTTATTTAACGTTTAGTTAAGAATCGTTAGTTAGAtgatttgatataattgactaaattattatctaataacTCTCTATTATcaattttagataaaaataattGCATATAAATCTTTACCTTCAAACTTTTGTTTCGGTctctgttttttattctttttttgttttgaaattttgtcTTTGTTTGTGAATCATAGAATTGTGACCTCGTTTGTCTTGgcatttatttgtgaaatttgaaactataattttatttgtcTTGACATAAAACTAGTTTGGTTCATTTGTCTGTTGTTGTTTTAAAATTAGTATTTGTAATATTGACTATTGTATAGTAAAATTTTACTATAATTATGATAGAGACTtagcataaattttattatactttagattaaatcaaaatatatactaaTATCACTTTCTCTTTTCTGATCTTTAATCTTTAAATAAGCTTCTATAGCCGTAAGagagaagataaaaaaattaattcaataacacattctaaattaaaaaatatatatatcttgattcaaactctctctctttctcaaaATCTTTCATCAAACCTATAAAACTTACTATTTCTACTATTGATCCAACTTCTTTAATTTGGTAGCGGTTGTTTGGGATTAAGTAGGGGTTTATTGCTAGATCCAAAACAATGaaattttgataaattaaaCATTTAATTATTCTGTCGGTCTCTAcaatttcattaaatttttatattttttcttttcgaTTGAATCCCTATAATATAtcaaattttgtatttaaatcTCTACTATGAtagaaatactaaaattaatggAATATTCcgttaaacaaaataaatatatctaaCACTTAACTAAATATTCTATGTAGTTTAAgagaatattctattaatttcaatatttttgTCACGATAAAGACTTAGTTACAAAATAGAGACCtaactaaaaagaaaaaaaatgtataaagacTTCGTTAAAAATTCGATAAAACTATAAGAattaacagaataattaaacctaaattaAACAAGTACTTGTTTGTTGTTACAAATTGTTTGTTGTTACAAATTGTTTGTTACAAACTTGTTTGGAATCAACAAGAGTTTGAGTTGAACATGCCATATTGCTTGGGATGTTTGGGATTAATTAGGGGTTTATTGCTAGCTCCAAaacaattaaattttgataaattaaGCAAGTATTTGTTTGTTGTTATaaattgttgttgtttaatttgaTTACTTGATCTAAAGATTATCTATTTTAGAtcattaattaaaaaacaaaactaaattcAAAAGTATACCCAAATCTATGAACAGAAACACTCTTGATTATTATATTTGATTAATCTTGACTAATAACTTTCTAGTCTTCTCTTTAACCAAACTCTCTTGTATTCATGTTAGAAATGCGAACAAAAACTCCTTTGATGGGTAAGAATTACAAGACGGTTTTTGATGTGTTGAAACttgaaactaaaattttaaaatgactATTTATATAATACACTGATTAAAGTTCTAATACATGTTAAAGACCATTTTTAATTTGTACTTTTTTACCATAAACGTTAAAAACCAATTACACGAGTAAAACTACAAAAATAGTGCCAAAATCTAACCACTTCGATAAAGAAATCATACAAGAAATTTCTCATTTGTTTACTGTATTAAAATGCTGTTTAATTTTAAGCAAAAACAATATATAATCgagtaatttaaaattagaCGGTTTATATTACCGTTATTACACCTACGCACGCAGCAAAGTCATCACATTTCTTCTCTAATTAAAACCTTAATGTATAACATATATAACTTTATTAATATGAtccgatatatatatatatatatatatgagccCCGCTAGGGTACCAA
This sequence is a window from Arachis stenosperma cultivar V10309 chromosome 10, arast.V10309.gnm1.PFL2, whole genome shotgun sequence. Protein-coding genes within it:
- the LOC130957895 gene encoding protein HEADING DATE 3A-like — translated: MPLVSKDPLVVGRVIGDVLDPFETSISIRVSYNNRDVCNGCEFKPSQVIHQPRVVIGGDDLRNLYTLVAVNPDAPSPSDPSLREYLHWLVTDIPATTGPSFGNEVVAYESPRPTSGIHRIVFVLFRQLGKEKVYAPGWRQNFNTREFAELYNRGSPVAALYYNIQRENGSGGRRLY
- the LOC130957894 gene encoding uncharacterized protein LOC130957894 produces the protein MKLFDAHCHLQDPRILSNVPQIIATAQSVGVAAFAVNGVSEKDWLQVKYMSQSYPSVIPSFGLHPWFVAERSPNWFDTLKQFFDSTPSAAVGEIGLDKGSHGRNVDFSDQVEVLKNQLQLAKTLNKPASVHCVRAFGELLEMMKSMGPFPAGVILHSYLGSAEMVPEFSKLGAYFSFSGFLMSLKANKAKKMLQMVPSDRILLETDAPDALPKSNIDSLFFVDGDPSLPEEPQGKSSTSSPASGTSLNDGSQVLTDASTLPKETLNHPANIHLVLDYVASMLEITKEELAELSYQNAVRVFSYEGSKVLHA